The nucleotide window GGGGAGAGATAACAACGACCGGAACTCAGACGTCTACACCCCCGGCACAGAACGAGCTCGGGGGGATACTTGACCTATTCACGATCGAAAAGGTCAGCTTCGGCGAACTGTGGGGGGCGAAGGTGCACCTCAAGAAGACCCCTGATTATCGCAACGTCCACGACTGGCTCCAGATCAAAGTCTACGAGCCGGCGGGTCTTCCCGATGCCTACTTTGCCTTCGGCAGGTACATGGTCCATGTGACCTCTTCCTTCAAGAACCTCGTCGAGTCGAGGAAAGACTTCACCAAGTACGACGTTACGGAGGTTTATGAGCTGCCGTCAACGCCCAAGGACTTCACCTTCGGCATCTACGACACGAGCGACATCTTCATGGCCGGCCGGGACGGAAAGCTGTACCTGATCTACGACGGCGAACGGACGAAGGAGCCCGTCGGAGACGAAGAGATAAGGCTCTGGAAGCCGAAGGCGTACGTTACATGGAACATCGATGCGGATGGCGTTAACGCGATGTCCAGGGGGGACAACAACTACTTCGTGGCCTGGAAGGGCGATAAGCTTTACGTCATTCGCTACACGGACGATCAGCTCTACAACGCCGAGGAAGAGGGCCTGCCCGAAGTCCAGCCGGAAACGGTGAGCTTTCCCGAGGCAATAGTGGCAGTCTACGCCCTCCACTACGGCAGGGGAATTCTCGTGAGGACCGAGACTGGCCTCTACCTCTACGACCCAACCGGCTACTACGACTACGGCCCAGGAAAGGTCTACACTCTGCTCCAGAACGTTCCCGGGAGGGCCGCTTTCCAGATCTACACGGATGACCTATACGTCTACGAAAACGGAAAGTTCCTCATGGTATCCATGACCTCCAAATACGATTCAAACGACAAACAGATCCCCGCCGTTGAGGTTTATCCGTCCACCGTCCAGATGCCGGGTGTTGTGGCCTTTTCCGGAATGTACAACACCTACGACACCCAGCTCGCCGTTGGGTTCGAGGGTAGGATAGCCCTCTACAACGTCACGGCCAACTATTACTACGACGAGAACGACAACAGGGTCTACTTCCTCAACCTGACCCTCGATCAGTCCTTCAGTGTCCCCTTCACCCCGGACTACGTGTACGGCGAGGACGAGTGCTACTGTCACGTCAGGTTCCACGCCGACTACTTCTACGCCTGGGCCGGCAACGACTACTACGTCCTCTTCGGCCCGAAGAACAGGAGGTGGTGAGCTTTCTTTTTTCCTTCCGCTTGAGGAGGTGCCGGTATGGGGTTTATGGATTCCCTGAAGAGTGCCGCTTCCAGCTTCGTCAAATCCATACGCCACAAGACCTTCAAGATACCGGCAGAGGAACTTGCCGAGAAGTGGGAGAGACTCAGGCCCTACGGGGTTGAGATAGAGGCAGACACGAAATACGGCGGGAAGTACAACACCTCGGCCTGGTTCGTCATCGAGGACGTTACCGTCAAGGAGGTAGAGGTAGGGATCTTCCGGAAGTCCCGGAAAAAGAAGATCACCGTGAAGTGCTACCGCGAGATTGAGCCCTACGATGAATACGAAGAGGAGGAAGAGGAGACAGACTGGTTCGATTTCTCAAGGGAAGAGGACACAATAGAGAGAAGGGAGCTCACGTTCTGGGAGGGAGACAAGGTCAAGATACGCATGACCGAGGCGGACTATGAAAAGATGGTTGAGCGGGAGGGGAACCTGCTCTGACGGACGGAGGTGGAGGTAGTGAAGAAAGCCCTGCTGGTTTTTGGATTGATACTGCTGCTCCTGGCGGCGGGTTACTTCACCGGGTTCATAGACAAGTCCACCGTTGACGACCTGCTCAAGAACCTCCAGAGGGGCTCGAATACCGGCACGACGGGGGAGAAAGAAGAGAGCCATAAATCGGAAACTCCATCGATGACGGAAACCTTTTCAGAAACCTCGACGGCTCCGGGAGAGAGTTCCAGCGAAACGACCAGTGCGGAATGGGATCAAACCGAGACATCAAGCCCGGGGCAGGGAACAACGCCAACAGAGGGTGAACTCAAGAACTTTTTCGATCACTCCTACTCCCTGGGAACGCTGAGCTTTACCGAGGGGGACTACGATTACAAGGGGATGAAGATCATCCCGGAGAAGGGAAGGCTCTACTACTTCCCGTACACCTCCAGCCTCGTCTATCTCGTGTCTGGCAAGATAATACTCGCCGTTTCCCCCTGGGACGATGACTTCCTCATGGGATCAAAGGCAACCCCCGAGATAGGCCAGTCGTCCAAGTTCCTGATCGTGCTTCCGATTGAGCCCGAGAAGCTCTCCATCCTCACGGGGGAGGGCACGATCCCGAGCATTATAGCGACGGACGGAGAGGGCAGGCTCCACATCTTCATAGACCCCCAGCAAGTTGAGGGGGACGAGATAAACTGGTACATCCCTGCTGGACACGTAGTCTACAACTTCGACGCGACCGGAGTTGGCATCGGGGAGTACGGCACCTACCGGGAGGACTACAACATCTACCTCGCGTGGAAGGGAAGGGAGCTGCGGGTGTACACATACTCACACAGAACCCTTGAGGACATCGAAGAGGGCAAAAACGTAACCGTCGAGCCCGCCGTGTACACCCTGCCCGAGGAGATCAGGGACGCGAACGCGATGCTCTACGATAACTTCATCCTCGTCCTCACCGAGGGAGGAACCTACCTGGTGCCGAGCCCCTACGGCCGCTACGCCAACGACACGAACGTTTACAGGATTGACGGCAGAGTGGACATGATTACCGGCTGTGGAACCTGGGGAGAGGCCTCGGCCGATCCGACCAACATGAGCTTCACGGTGTATTCCTCGGGCAGACTCTACGTCCTCAGAGTTCTTTACTCGGAGGAGGGACGGAAGGTCACCGTAACGAGGGAGGCATCCATGAACGCCCCCAACATCGTTGGGATATTCAGCCCCATGACGATAGACGGCTCCCAGATCGTTGCCGTTTCGGACTCGAGCGGGGCACTCAAGGTGTACCACGTTAACTGGAGCAAAGAAACCGGCAGAAAAGAATTCAACCTCCTCCAGCAGTTCAAGCCGGGCGTTCCCCTCGTGGAGTTCAGGTTCGGGAACTTCCTCGGGGCGATGGCGAACGGAGTCGGCAGGGACGGGGCGTTCTACATGATAGTAATGCGGCAGAGCAACACCTGACCGGCGATTTCTTTTTAACCCCTTCGATTTTTATTTTAACGGTGGTTGGAATGGAGCGCGTCGTTGAGGTTCTCAGGGAGATCCTGGAGATTCCGTCCCCGACCGGCTACACGAAGGAGGTTCTCGCGCACATTGAGAAAAAACTTGACGATGCCGGAATAAAGACGAGGTACACCAACAAGGGAGCGCTTTTGGCCTACAACCATCCCGAGCCGGAGCTCGTCATAGCGGGCCACGTTGACACGCTCGGCGCGATGGTCAAGGGAATTTTGCCGGACGGACACCTGAGCTTCACGAGAATCGGCGGGCTTCTCCTCCCGACCTTCGAGGGCGAATACTGCACGATAATAACCCGCTCCGGGAAGAGGTTCAGGGGAACGCTCCTCCTCAAGAACCCGAGCGTTCACGTCAACAAGGACGCCGGAAAGAAGGAGCGCAAGGAAGAGAACATGTACATCCGTCTCGACGAGCTCGTTGAGAAGAAAGAAGACACAGAAAAGCTTGGCATAAGGCCAGGGGACTTCATAGCCTTCGATCCAAAGTTCGAGTACGTGAACGGCTTCGTCAAGGCCCACTTTTTAGACGACAAGGCGAGCGTCGCGGTCATGATTGACCTCCTCCTTGATCTGGCGGACGAGCTCGAAAAGCTCCCGGTGGCGTTCTTCTTCTCGCCCTACGAGGAGGTCGGCCACGGCGGTTCCGCCGGTTACCCGCCAACGGCGAGAGAGCTCCTCGTGGTTGATATGGGCGTCGTGGGCGAGGGCGTTTACGGGAAGGAAACTGCCGTTTCGATAGCGGCGAAGGACTCAACCGGGCCCTACGACTACGAGATGACGACAAAGCTCATCGAGCTGGCGGAGAAGAAGGACATACCGCACGTCGTTGACGTCTTCCCCTACTACGGCTCCGACGGTTCCGCTGCTCTGAGGGCCGGCTGGGACTTTCGCGTCGCCCTCATCGGACCGGGCGTCCACGCAAGTCATGGCATGGAGCGGACGCACGTTAAGGGCCTGCTCGCGACGAAAGAGCTCATAAGGGCCTACATCGAGGAGCGATTCCGCCGGTGACGGTTATGAAGGCCAGAATCGTTGAGCGCTTCAAGTTCGAGGCGGCACATTCGGTGGTCGTCGAGGGAAAGCCGGAGGAGATCCACGGCCACACCTTCAGGCTGGAGATAGCTGTGGAAGGGCCGCTGAAGAACGGCTACGTCATGGACTTCATCCAACTCAGGAAGATCGTCGGCCGGGTTGTGGGGAAGCTGGACCACAGGAACCTCAACCACATCC belongs to Thermococcus sp. AM4 and includes:
- a CDS encoding 6-carboxytetrahydropterin synthase, producing the protein MKARIVERFKFEAAHSVVVEGKPEEIHGHTFRLEIAVEGPLKNGYVMDFIQLRKIVGRVVGKLDHRNLNHILDNPTTENLALWIAGEVSRALPGEVRLKRLTLWEGDDNGVELEF
- a CDS encoding M42 family metallopeptidase, coding for MERVVEVLREILEIPSPTGYTKEVLAHIEKKLDDAGIKTRYTNKGALLAYNHPEPELVIAGHVDTLGAMVKGILPDGHLSFTRIGGLLLPTFEGEYCTIITRSGKRFRGTLLLKNPSVHVNKDAGKKERKEENMYIRLDELVEKKEDTEKLGIRPGDFIAFDPKFEYVNGFVKAHFLDDKASVAVMIDLLLDLADELEKLPVAFFFSPYEEVGHGGSAGYPPTARELLVVDMGVVGEGVYGKETAVSIAAKDSTGPYDYEMTTKLIELAEKKDIPHVVDVFPYYGSDGSAALRAGWDFRVALIGPGVHASHGMERTHVKGLLATKELIRAYIEERFRR